In Clostridium sp., one DNA window encodes the following:
- a CDS encoding nitrogenase component 1 has product MSKILDQPRYKCAMAAMQTVHGITNAIPILHSGPGCAEKLERDFGSSGHFSSHIFPCTNISEKEVIFGGEKKLKETIENALKVVDADLYVVLTSCSSEIVGDDSEEIVKSFKNSEKPVIYASTPGFKGNNYLGHEWVVKAIIEQYLKPSDKKTKGLVNIWAGIPLHDPFWAGNLRELENLVSQLGLTPNTIFGYGRGIKNIDKIPEAEFNLLVSPWVGIENMELLKSKFGTPYFHYPVLPIGAFETSKFLRAVGEFAGIDGKKVEKIVNRNEEEYYYYIERFADVFLETRVMSKRFVVVSDSQYTLAVTKFLINDLGLFPSKQYIIDDAPLKYQDDIKGYFKELNDGIEAEVEFTTDGYKIDEEIRNTDYYGYPLIIGSSWEKKIASETKAHYITISWPVFERLIISSSYVGYNGGLRLLEDIYSVVLTRFN; this is encoded by the coding sequence ATGTCAAAAATACTGGACCAGCCAAGATATAAATGTGCCATGGCTGCCATGCAGACTGTACATGGAATAACAAATGCTATTCCAATCCTGCATTCCGGCCCTGGATGCGCAGAAAAACTTGAGAGGGATTTTGGAAGCTCGGGACATTTTTCATCCCATATATTTCCCTGCACAAATATAAGTGAAAAAGAGGTAATATTCGGAGGCGAAAAAAAACTGAAAGAAACTATAGAAAATGCACTGAAGGTCGTTGATGCAGACCTGTATGTAGTTCTTACCAGCTGCAGCTCGGAAATAGTCGGAGATGATTCGGAGGAAATTGTAAAATCATTCAAGAACTCAGAAAAACCGGTTATATACGCCTCGACACCGGGATTTAAAGGGAATAATTATCTCGGACACGAGTGGGTTGTAAAGGCGATAATAGAACAGTATTTAAAACCTTCGGATAAAAAGACAAAGGGACTTGTAAATATATGGGCAGGTATTCCCCTTCATGACCCATTCTGGGCAGGAAATTTGAGAGAACTTGAGAACCTCGTTTCACAGCTTGGACTGACACCTAATACAATATTTGGATATGGAAGAGGGATAAAAAATATAGACAAGATACCGGAAGCCGAATTCAATCTTCTGGTATCGCCCTGGGTTGGAATTGAAAATATGGAACTTTTAAAGAGCAAATTTGGTACTCCATATTTCCACTACCCGGTTCTTCCCATAGGAGCTTTTGAAACTAGCAAATTTTTGAGAGCTGTAGGTGAATTTGCAGGAATAGACGGAAAAAAGGTTGAAAAAATTGTAAACAGGAATGAAGAAGAATATTATTACTATATAGAGAGATTCGCAGATGTATTTCTGGAAACCCGTGTTATGTCCAAAAGATTTGTTGTGGTTTCCGATTCGCAGTATACTCTGGCTGTGACGAAGTTTTTGATAAACGATCTTGGACTGTTTCCATCTAAGCAGTATATAATTGATGATGCACCTCTAAAATATCAAGATGACATAAAAGGATATTTTAAAGAATTAAACGATGGTATAGAAGCAGAAGTAGAGTTTACAACGGACGGCTACAAAATAGATGAGGAGATCAGAAACACGGATTATTATGGATATCCGCTGATAATAGGAAGCTCGTGGGAGAAAAAGATTGCCAGTGAGACAAAAGCACATTATATAACGATATCATGGCCTGTTTTTGAGAGGCTCATAATAAGCAGCTCCTATGTAGGCTATAATGGAGGCCTTAGGCTGTTGGAAGACATATATTCAGTGGTGCTTACTAGATTTAATTAA
- the nifH gene encoding nitrogenase iron protein, producing MRQVAIYGKGGIGKSTTTQNLTAGLAELGKHVMVVGCDPKADSTRLLLGGLAQKTVLDTLREEGEDVDLDAILKTGFGNIKCVESGGPEPGVGCAGRGIITSINMLEQLGAYTDDLDYVFYDVLGDVVCGGFAMPIREGKAQEIYIVASGEMMAMYAANNISKGISKFANAGGVRLGGIICNSRKVDNEYELLDAFAKKLGSQLIYFVPRSPEVTKAEINKQTVIQYDPKAKQADEYRSLAKAIDGNDMFVIPKPMAQEELESIMLEHGLIG from the coding sequence ATGAGACAAGTAGCTATTTACGGAAAAGGTGGAATTGGAAAGTCCACTACAACACAGAATCTTACTGCAGGACTGGCAGAGTTGGGAAAACATGTTATGGTAGTAGGATGTGATCCGAAGGCAGATTCCACGAGGTTGCTTTTGGGAGGATTGGCTCAGAAGACAGTCCTGGATACATTGAGGGAAGAAGGAGAAGATGTCGATCTTGATGCAATATTGAAGACAGGCTTTGGAAACATAAAGTGTGTTGAATCAGGAGGACCGGAACCGGGAGTTGGATGTGCAGGAAGGGGAATAATAACTTCCATCAACATGCTTGAACAGCTTGGTGCATATACGGATGATCTTGATTATGTTTTCTACGATGTACTTGGTGATGTTGTATGCGGTGGTTTTGCAATGCCTATACGTGAAGGAAAAGCACAGGAGATATATATAGTAGCCAGCGGTGAAATGATGGCAATGTATGCGGCAAACAACATATCAAAGGGTATAAGCAAATTTGCAAATGCCGGTGGAGTAAGACTGGGAGGAATAATATGCAACAGCAGAAAGGTTGACAATGAATATGAACTGCTTGATGCATTTGCTAAAAAGCTGGGAAGCCAGTTGATATATTTCGTACCGAGGAGTCCGGAGGTTACAAAGGCAGAAATAAACAAGCAGACTGTCATACAATATGATCCTAAGGCTAAACAGGCAGATGAGTATAGATCACTAGCTAAAGCCATAGACGGAAATGACATGTTTGTAATTCCAAAACCTATGGCACAGGAGGAATTGGAATCAATAATGCTGGAACACGGTCTTATTGGATAA
- a CDS encoding nitrogenase component 1 gives MSINVKSIEAPTRESRLKSITGYDGTIKDLVKKAQSGCLKNRERCFSQASNCSSGCAQGYLSSIVDAAIVNHGAVGCSADVIGETTGLKWGQNIRSWEKTNVKLINTNMTEDSTVFGGKNKLREGIREAYKRFNPKAIFITTSCASAIIGDDIKAIADEIESEIKIPVVPVLCEGFRSKIWASGFDSAFQALLTRIVKPPRKKRPELINMIQFSGSGRKYITEILSELGLVPQFGIPYSSIDEISRMSEAAATISVCGTLGSYFGNGLEQKYGVPYVKTIQPHGVAGMDSWLRELGKVVGKEKEVEDYIIKAKEEIKPELEKIREKLRGKKAVVGMGPSFSHNYVRVLNELGIEVVWGISWHFDQHYDHGSVPESSITLSNKDKDIPVSVCDGQNFEVLNLLNKIKPDLYISRHPGTTVWPSKMGIPSIMVADEYTAFGYKGIISFGHRIIDTLENNSLSEELSKRIKLPYKSWWFKQDAFKFLEGEAK, from the coding sequence ATGTCTATTAATGTTAAGAGTATAGAGGCTCCAACAAGAGAAAGCAGACTCAAATCCATTACAGGATATGATGGAACTATAAAAGATCTTGTCAAAAAAGCACAATCTGGATGTCTTAAAAATAGAGAAAGATGTTTCAGCCAGGCCAGTAACTGCAGTTCTGGATGTGCACAGGGATATTTATCAAGTATAGTCGATGCCGCTATTGTAAACCATGGAGCAGTTGGCTGTTCAGCAGATGTAATAGGAGAAACCACAGGTTTAAAATGGGGTCAGAATATAAGGAGTTGGGAAAAGACAAATGTTAAGTTGATAAATACCAACATGACAGAAGATTCTACGGTATTCGGAGGAAAGAACAAACTAAGGGAAGGTATAAGGGAGGCTTATAAAAGATTTAATCCTAAAGCTATATTTATAACTACCTCATGTGCTTCAGCAATTATTGGTGATGATATCAAAGCTATTGCAGATGAAATAGAAAGTGAAATAAAGATTCCGGTAGTTCCAGTATTGTGTGAAGGTTTCAGGTCGAAAATATGGGCTTCAGGGTTTGATTCAGCATTTCAGGCACTTCTGACGCGTATAGTAAAGCCGCCGAGAAAAAAGCGTCCTGAACTTATAAACATGATACAATTCAGTGGAAGCGGTAGAAAATATATAACTGAAATATTATCTGAGTTAGGACTTGTTCCTCAATTTGGTATTCCATATTCCAGTATAGATGAAATATCCAGAATGTCTGAAGCCGCAGCTACAATTAGCGTATGTGGAACCCTTGGAAGCTATTTTGGGAATGGACTTGAACAGAAGTATGGGGTTCCGTATGTAAAAACTATACAACCTCATGGAGTTGCAGGAATGGACAGCTGGCTGAGAGAGCTTGGGAAAGTAGTTGGAAAAGAAAAAGAAGTAGAAGATTATATAATAAAAGCAAAAGAAGAAATAAAGCCTGAGCTTGAAAAAATCAGAGAAAAGCTTAGAGGAAAAAAGGCTGTAGTAGGTATGGGCCCAAGTTTTTCACATAATTATGTAAGGGTGCTGAACGAGCTTGGCATTGAAGTAGTATGGGGTATTTCATGGCATTTTGATCAACATTATGATCATGGAAGTGTACCTGAATCTTCTATTACATTATCTAACAAGGACAAGGATATTCCTGTAAGTGTATGTGACGGGCAAAATTTTGAAGTATTGAATCTGTTAAATAAAATAAAACCTGATCTCTATATATCAAGACATCCAGGTACTACGGTATGGCCGAGTAAAATGGGGATACCGTCCATAATGGTAGCAGATGAATATACAGCTTTTGGATATAAAGGAATTATAAGCTTTGGACATAGAATAATAGATACTTTAGAGAATAACAGTTTATCTGAAGAATTATCTAAGAGGATAAAATTACCGTATAAATCATGGTGGTTTAAACAGGATGCATTTAAATTTCTTGAAGGTGAGGCGAAATAA
- a CDS encoding nitrogenase component 1, with product MSINLKNSLAPSRESRLGAITGYVGNLNDLVSRSQNGTLNNRERCFSQSSSCNAGCALGQLSGIRDIAVINHAPSGCTAMAANINVTNSQMAAKRGIVNNTVFVGTDMNERDTVFGAAGSLGDIIREVYERYKPKAIFVGTSCASGIIGEDVDSVIEKSREEIPVPIAAVHCEGFRSRVWASGFDASDHAVLTSIVKPPLQKRNIINFKNFYESARNEITDIFANFGVKPVFLYQNSTVEELEHLSESLATVCICGTLGTYLGNGLEEKYGVPYIRTINPLGVTGFETWLRQIGKVIKKESEVENYIEGERKKYIPKIEKVKEELKGLRAVLGMGPGYTFEVARVLQELGIEVVWAASWHYDRKHDNNNLPPAASYLYKNSPDNIKLSVTEQQNYEVLNILNEYKPDIYFSRHPGTTVWAIKQGVPALCVNDEYMIFGYRGTLNFAYSVLDTIKNRSFEKNLASRVKLPYTDWWYKQKNSAFFKKYKAEKEKVK from the coding sequence ATGTCAATCAATTTGAAAAACTCTCTTGCACCGTCGAGAGAAAGCCGACTGGGAGCAATTACGGGTTACGTGGGAAATCTCAATGACCTTGTAAGCAGATCCCAAAATGGTACTTTGAACAACAGGGAGAGATGTTTCAGCCAGTCAAGCTCCTGCAATGCAGGCTGTGCACTTGGACAGCTGTCTGGGATAAGGGATATTGCCGTAATAAACCATGCTCCCTCGGGATGTACTGCCATGGCTGCCAACATAAATGTAACAAACAGCCAGATGGCAGCTAAAAGGGGAATTGTAAACAACACTGTATTTGTGGGAACCGATATGAATGAAAGGGATACTGTATTTGGTGCAGCAGGTAGCCTTGGAGATATCATAAGAGAGGTATATGAAAGATACAAGCCTAAAGCCATATTTGTAGGAACATCCTGTGCTTCCGGAATTATAGGTGAGGATGTAGATAGTGTAATTGAAAAATCAAGGGAGGAAATACCGGTTCCCATAGCGGCAGTGCACTGTGAAGGTTTCAGATCCAGAGTGTGGGCATCAGGTTTTGATGCATCGGATCATGCAGTCCTAACGAGTATTGTAAAACCGCCCCTACAAAAACGAAATATAATAAATTTCAAAAACTTTTATGAAAGTGCACGAAACGAAATAACCGATATATTTGCAAATTTTGGAGTAAAACCCGTGTTCCTGTATCAGAATTCAACTGTAGAGGAGCTGGAACACCTGTCAGAGTCACTTGCCACTGTATGTATATGCGGTACTCTTGGAACATACCTTGGAAACGGGCTCGAGGAGAAATATGGAGTTCCCTATATAAGGACCATAAATCCACTTGGTGTTACCGGTTTTGAAACATGGCTGAGGCAGATAGGAAAGGTAATAAAAAAGGAAAGTGAAGTTGAAAATTATATAGAAGGGGAAAGGAAAAAATATATCCCCAAAATAGAAAAGGTTAAAGAGGAGTTGAAAGGACTCCGTGCAGTTCTTGGAATGGGACCCGGCTATACCTTTGAAGTTGCGAGAGTGCTCCAGGAACTTGGAATTGAAGTAGTATGGGCGGCATCCTGGCATTATGACAGAAAACATGACAATAATAATCTTCCGCCTGCAGCCAGCTATCTGTATAAAAATTCACCTGACAATATAAAGCTGAGTGTAACTGAGCAGCAAAACTATGAAGTGCTAAATATATTGAATGAATACAAGCCGGACATATATTTTTCGAGACATCCAGGTACTACTGTGTGGGCAATAAAACAGGGTGTTCCTGCACTCTGTGTAAATGACGAGTATATGATATTTGGTTACAGAGGAACACTGAATTTTGCATATAGTGTTCTTGATACCATTAAAAATAGAAGCTTTGAGAAAAATCTTGCCTCAAGGGTAAAGCTCCCGTACACGGATTGGTGGTACAAGCAGAAAAACTCGGCATTTTTCAAAAAATACAAAGCAGAAAAGGAAAAGGTGAAGTAA
- the nifB gene encoding nitrogenase cofactor biosynthesis protein NifB yields MSIEAAKNIDSKTLQHPCYNCIAHKYARMHIPVAPKCNVSCNFCNRKYDCVNETRPGVTSEVLTPEGARDRFKVVKEKLNNLTVVGIAGPGDPLANFEETKRSIELIKEVSPNITFCLSTNGLMLPFYADELIKLGVSHITITINAVDPKIGGQIYKFVNYLGKKYEGEEAGRILLHNQLSGLKYITQKGIVSKVNIVLIKGINDNHVHDIVKMAKECGAYMTNIMPLIPVEGSVFQDRPTVNDFELNKIRKECGEDLKQMYHCKQCRADAIGTLEDDVSAEFRGIDLKGINKIDNKKIKFRFAVATKSGVSIDEHFGHATQLYIYDAINGKTTFVEKRNVDKFCSGVDECSGHDDRITRIVDAVSDCNAVLALRAGFEPINLLGSKGIKLFQMYDQIEKGIKHAVELLEKS; encoded by the coding sequence ATGAGTATAGAAGCAGCAAAAAATATTGACAGTAAAACACTTCAACATCCATGTTACAACTGTATTGCCCATAAGTATGCAAGAATGCATATACCGGTAGCTCCAAAATGCAATGTAAGCTGTAATTTTTGTAATAGAAAGTATGACTGTGTAAATGAGACAAGACCGGGAGTTACAAGTGAGGTCCTGACTCCTGAGGGTGCAAGAGATAGATTCAAGGTTGTGAAAGAAAAACTGAATAATTTGACTGTAGTTGGAATAGCCGGGCCGGGAGATCCACTTGCAAATTTTGAAGAGACAAAAAGGTCAATAGAACTTATAAAAGAAGTTTCTCCTAATATTACATTCTGTCTTTCAACTAATGGACTGATGCTTCCGTTTTATGCAGATGAACTTATAAAGCTTGGAGTCAGCCACATAACGATAACAATAAATGCGGTTGATCCGAAAATAGGTGGACAAATCTACAAGTTCGTAAATTATCTGGGGAAAAAATATGAAGGTGAAGAAGCAGGAAGAATATTACTTCATAATCAGCTTTCAGGATTGAAGTATATTACCCAGAAGGGAATTGTATCGAAAGTAAACATCGTTCTTATAAAAGGGATAAATGATAATCATGTACATGATATAGTTAAAATGGCAAAAGAATGTGGTGCATATATGACCAATATAATGCCGCTTATACCGGTTGAGGGAAGTGTATTTCAAGATAGACCTACTGTAAATGATTTTGAACTGAACAAGATAAGGAAGGAATGCGGTGAAGATTTGAAGCAGATGTATCACTGCAAACAGTGCAGGGCAGATGCAATAGGAACACTTGAAGATGATGTATCGGCTGAATTCAGGGGAATTGATTTGAAAGGTATAAACAAAATTGACAACAAGAAGATAAAATTCAGATTTGCAGTTGCAACTAAATCAGGTGTAAGTATAGATGAACATTTTGGACATGCAACGCAGTTATATATATATGATGCCATAAATGGAAAAACTACTTTTGTTGAAAAGAGAAATGTGGATAAGTTCTGCAGTGGAGTAGATGAATGCAGCGGACATGATGACAGAATAACGCGTATTGTAGATGCAGTAAGTGACTGTAATGCAGTTCTGGCTTTGAGGGCAGGATTTGAACCTATAAATTTACTGGGCAGCAAAGGTATAAAGTTGTTCCAGATGTATGATCAGATAGAAAAGGGCATAAAACATGCCGTGGAATTATTGGAAAAAAGTTGA